One window of Candidatus Palauibacter scopulicola genomic DNA carries:
- the cysS gene encoding cysteine--tRNA ligase: MSLRLYDSLTRRLRLFEPLEPGRVRMYTCGPTVYDRAHIGNFRAFAWEDLLRRYLRFKGYEVCQVMNLTDVDDRTIAAASARGVPLAEVTDPVIEMFLEDWDTLGLEEPEHRPRATRFVAGMIRMIESLSERGLTYESEGSVYFAIGRSPGYGRLAGIDCGSLTATGRAAGDEEYDKDDPRDFVLWKGGDRGADDAVAVWDSPWGPGRPGWHLECSAMAMHHLGETLDIHTGGVDNLFPHHTNEIAQSEGVTGKTFSQFWLHAEHLLVEGRKMSKSLGNCFTIPDLVERGHAPSAIRYLLLSGHHRTQLNFTFDGLEAAAKAVTRLHEFRNRVREAGGGEIDASTDIGKVAARAGAAFEAAMDDDLNVSEALSAVFGLVREANHLLDATHPRAPSGTEAALAVIDGFDRVFGVLAVRDRESSGGDDELVAWATARVGERERARASRDFARADAIRAELEARGVIVEDLAEFTRLRVGGRTIQMPRPLRTAG; encoded by the coding sequence ATGAGTCTCCGGCTCTACGACTCCCTTACGCGCCGGCTGCGCCTGTTCGAGCCCCTCGAGCCGGGCCGGGTGCGCATGTACACCTGTGGGCCCACCGTGTACGACCGCGCGCATATCGGGAACTTCCGCGCCTTTGCATGGGAAGACCTGCTTCGTCGCTACCTCCGGTTCAAGGGATATGAAGTCTGCCAGGTCATGAACCTGACGGATGTCGATGACCGGACGATCGCGGCGGCCTCCGCCCGGGGCGTGCCGCTGGCCGAGGTCACCGACCCCGTGATCGAGATGTTCCTCGAGGACTGGGACACGCTGGGGCTCGAGGAACCCGAGCATCGGCCGAGGGCGACCCGCTTCGTCGCGGGGATGATCCGGATGATCGAGTCCCTCTCCGAGCGCGGACTCACCTACGAAAGCGAGGGTTCGGTGTACTTCGCGATCGGGCGTTCCCCCGGGTACGGGCGGCTGGCCGGGATCGACTGCGGAAGCCTCACGGCGACCGGCAGGGCCGCGGGGGACGAGGAGTACGACAAGGATGATCCGAGGGACTTCGTCCTCTGGAAGGGTGGCGACCGCGGCGCGGATGATGCCGTAGCCGTGTGGGATTCTCCGTGGGGTCCCGGCCGGCCCGGCTGGCATCTCGAGTGCTCGGCGATGGCGATGCACCACCTGGGCGAGACGCTGGACATCCATACCGGAGGAGTCGACAACCTCTTCCCGCACCACACCAACGAGATCGCTCAGTCGGAAGGGGTGACGGGGAAGACGTTCTCGCAGTTCTGGCTCCATGCCGAGCACCTTCTGGTGGAAGGCCGGAAGATGTCGAAGTCGCTCGGAAACTGCTTCACGATCCCGGATCTGGTCGAACGCGGACACGCGCCCTCTGCGATCCGGTACCTGCTGCTCAGCGGACACCATCGGACCCAGCTGAACTTCACCTTCGACGGCTTGGAAGCGGCGGCCAAGGCCGTGACCCGGCTGCACGAGTTCAGGAACCGCGTGCGGGAGGCCGGCGGGGGGGAGATCGATGCGTCGACGGACATCGGAAAGGTCGCGGCGCGAGCGGGCGCTGCGTTCGAAGCGGCGATGGACGACGACCTGAACGTGAGCGAAGCGCTTTCGGCGGTGTTCGGGCTCGTGCGGGAAGCGAATCACCTGCTGGACGCTACCCATCCCCGGGCCCCCTCGGGCACCGAGGCCGCCCTCGCCGTGATCGACGGGTTCGATCGTGTCTTCGGGGTGCTGGCCGTGCGGGATCGCGAGTCATCCGGGGGCGATGACGAACTCGTCGCGTGGGCGACGGCCCGCGTGGGCGAGCGCGAACGTGCCCGGGCGAGCCGGGACTTCGCGCGCGCCGATGCGATTCGCGCCGAACTCGAAGCCCGTGGGGTGATCGTGGAGGATCTGGCGGAGTTCACCCGCCTTCGGGTGGGTGGGCGCACGATCCAGATGCCGCGTCCGCTTCGGACGGCCGGATGA